The following nucleotide sequence is from Penicillium digitatum chromosome 5, complete sequence.
CGCACGGGCTAGAACTCTGTGGCTACGCAGCGTTGACACCTTCAATGATACCCTTGCCATTCTGGCTACAGCAGTAGTCGGTGTCAAACTACTTCTGTTCGTGCTTGAGGCCGTGGAAAAGAGACACATCCTCAAACCAGAATATGCCGGGTATCCTCCCGAAGCGACTGCGGGTTTCTACAACCGTGCTATGTTCTGGTGGCTGAACCCACTGTTCAAGATCGGGTTCACTGGTGTTCTGCGGGTAGAGGATCTATTCGTGTTGGACAAAGAACTGAGCTCTGAGCGCCTGCTCGCTCGGTTTGACGAGACATGGAGCAAAGGTAATCCTCTCTTCCGGCGAAACGTGGGTTTTATTTTGGTTGTTGCTAATCATTCTACAGTAAAATCAAGATCCCCCAACACCCTGCAATGGGAGTCATTAAAGGCTGTCAAATGGCCTCTACTTGCTGGCATCCCTGCCCGAGCTTGCGTCGTGGCATTCAACTTCTGCCAGCCTTTGCTCCTGGAGAGATCGCTCTCTTACTTCAACTCGCCTGTCAATAACGGTACACAAAACATTGGATACGGACTCATTGGCGCATACATCTTGGTCTATACCGGACTGGCGGTTTCAATGGGCCAATATCAACACCTCACTTACCGTGGGATTACCATGGTCCGTGGTGTGCTTGTCACAATGCTATACAAAAAAGCCAGCTGCCTAAGCCTCGGGCACACTGACCCTGCTAACTCGCTCACTCTGATGAGTGCAGACGTCGAGCGCATTACCCAGGGATGGGCGACCATGCATGAGATCTGGGCCAACTCGGTTGAGATTGCTCTGGCCATCTACCTCCTCAAGATTCAGCTTGGAGTATCCTGTGTTGTTCCTGTTTGTGTCGCCCTGTTTGCTTTGGTTGGATCGTTGGTTGCCATGTCATTTGTTGTCGCACGACAAGCCAAGTGGCTGGAAGCTATCGAGAAGCGCATTTCCTCTACCTCCGGGATGCTTGGGTCGATCAAGGGAGTCAAGATGCTTGGTTTGCAGGATCACTTCATGAAGCTCGTTCATGGTCTCAGGACCAGCGAACTGGATATCTCCAAGAGCTTCCGCACACTTCTGGTTTACAACATGGCATTTGCCTGGTTTACTCGCATCTTTGCCCCAATCTTTACCTTCGGGGCCTATGTCGGAATCTCAAGTGATCCTTTGAGCGTCTCTCGCGCCTTCACCTCTCTGTCGCTATTCTCTCTTCTGGCAGACCCTCTCATGACCTTGGTGATGGCACTCATGTCTTTCGCTGGTGCCGTGGGATCCTTCCAGCGCATTCAACAGTTCTTGGACAAAGAGGACCATGCTGATCGCAGGAACAACTCACACACAGTGTCCCATGAAGACCTCGCTGCGAAGCGTGCTTTATCAAAAGCTAAAGAGCTTGACTTGTCGTCCATCAACTCAGACTCAGTCGAGTCGCTCAAGCGCTCCATTACTCCTACTTCTTCAAACGCCGTTGTTGTCCAAAGCGGAAGCTTTGGATGGGAAGCCGAGAAGGCCCCAATTCTCTCGGACATTACCATGACCCTCCCCAAGGGCAGCTTTACCGTTCTCGTTGGACCATCTGGATGCGGCAAATCTACTTTGCTAAAGGCTCTCCTCGGAGAAGTCCCTTGTTCCGATGGCAAGGTATCGGTCGCATTTTCCAGCGTCGCATACTGTGATCAAACACCGTGGCACATGAATGGCACTATCAAAGACAGCATCGTCGCGATGTCTGAGTATGATCCACAATGGTATTCCTCTGTAATTCGGGCTTGTGCTCTGGAAGAGGACCTCGCACACTTCCCTCGTGGGGATGCCGCTGTTATCGGAAGCAAAGGTATTGCTCTCAGCGGTGGTCAAAGCCAACGCATTGCTCTTGCGCGAGCAGTCTACGCCCGGAGAAAGATCATGATCCTCGATGATGCACTCAGCGGTTTGGATGCTACCACCGAAAACCACATCTTCCACAGCCTGTTCGGGCCTGGGGGGCTTCTTAAAGAAATGAAAACTTGCACTATCGTCGCGTCATCTTCTGTCAAACGCCTTCCCTACTCCGATCACATCGTTGTCTTAGACGCAGGTGGTCGGATTTGCGAACAGGGAAGCTTTGCTTCTCTGAACAAAACCGGTGGATATGTGGCCAGCTTCGGACTCGGGCTGCCCGAATGGCAGCAAAATCCTAAGCGCCTCTCCGACTCACCCAGCTTCAGCACCATCGACACTAtccagaaagaaaaggagcCATTGATCGAAGAGCCAGAGCATCACGATGGTGGTGGCGATCTTGGAATCTACACATACTACATCAACGCCATTGGATGGCTCCCTGCGATCATTTTCATGGTCGCCATGGCCGGTTTTGTGTTCTGCATCTCGTTTCCCAGCATTTGGGTGAAATGGTGGGCCCAGTCCGATACTGCACACCACAAGCAGGAGTTTGGCCACTATCTCGGGATCTACGCGATGCTTGGCTGTATTGCTCTGCTCGCACTGATCGTCGGCAGTTGGCAAATGATTATCACCATGGTCCCCAAGTCTGGTGAGAGCTTCCACCGCGCGCTCCTGACTACGGTCCTCGGCGCTCCAATGCTGTTCTTTTCCACTACCGACAGCGGTTCAATCCTGAACCGGTTCAGTCAAGACTTACAACTCATCGATATGGATCTTCCAATTGCTGCGATTAACACTGTTGTTACATTCTTCCTCTGTCTGGCACAGATGGCTCTGATTGGAGTCTCCTCCAAATACGCCGCTATTTCCTTCCCACTCGTGCTTGGCATCTTGTTCCTGATTCAGAAGGTGTACCTGCGCACCTCACGTCAGCTCCGTTACATGGATATCGAGGCCAAGGCTCCCCTGTACTCGCACTTCACCGACTGTCTCCAAGGACTGGTGACTTTGCGCGCCTTTGGATGGCAACACAGTatggagaaaaaaaacatcgCTCTCCTTGACCACTCCCAACGACCCTTTTACTTCATGTTCACAATCCAGCGCTGGCTCACTCTGTCGCTGGACATGGTCGTTGCAGGAATAGCTGTTCTTCTGATCGTGCTGGTTGTTGTCCTGCGTGGATCAACCCTCAGTGCCGGCTACGTTGGTGTCGCTCTGCTGAACGTTATCCAATTCAGTCAAAGCATCAAGCTTCTGGTTACTTTCTGGACCAACTTGGAGACGCACATCGGTTCCATCCAGCGCATCAAGGACTTTACGTCAACTGTCGAGTCGGAAGACAAGCCGGGGGAAGACCAAGATGTGCCCCCTAACTGGCCTTCCAAGGGTGCGGTCGCCTTCCACTCCGTCTCTGCGGCCTATAGACCCTCCGAGCCAGTCCTCAACGATGTCTCTCTCATTGTCCCGGCAGGCGAGAAAGTCGGCATCTGCGGACGCACCGGGAGGTAAGAACAACCATCTCCAgttccttctcctcctcttTTTCTAACACCATAACCAGTGGTAAAACCTCCATGATCATGAGCATCTTCCGGATGATGGAACTAACCAGCGGCATCATCACTGTGGACGGAGTTGACATCAGTCGCCTTCCACAACGAGAGATCCGCTCACTCATCAATGGGGTATCACAAGACTCCCTCCTGTTCAAAGGCAGTGTCCGATCGAACGCGGATCCAACCGGCGACCATACCGACCGAGAGATCTTGGCAGCACTCAAAAGCGTCCAGCTCCTCCCTGCGATCCAAGAAAAGGGGACTCTAGACACCGACGTCGACGAGATTCACCTGTCTCACGGCCAAAAACAACTCTTCTGCCTTGCTCGCGCCCTTCTTCGCCCAGGCAACATCCTCATTTTGGATGAAGCAACTAGCAAGTAAGTTCCAAGTCTCCGCTCTGATCCACATCTCCACTTCGCAATGGTCACCAATGCCCTCCCACATGCGCTTTCATCCGCGGGCAATCTCCTTTGCCTTTTTGCGATCTGTACATTTCAGCCACTCATACCTGTgtcaccccccccccttttgcTGCCACAGAATCAAGACTAACCGCTTTGGAAAAATAGCATCGATTCCAAAACGGATGAAATCATGCAGCGTGTTATCAGAGAAAAATTCTGTAATCACACCATTCTCGCCGTCGCTCACAAGCTTGACACCATTCTTGACTTCGATCGCATCGTCGTCTTGGACGCTGGACGGATTATTGAGAATGGAGAACCCTATGCGCTTCTCACTGAGCCCAAGTCCCACTTTAGCAAACTGTATGCGAGTGCCATGGCGACGGAGGAATCTGATTGATCTCTTGGTTCTCTGTATCTTTGATTTGGGTGTTCGATTGGTTCTTTGATTGTTCTTGGCATCTGCACAGGTTGAAGCATCGGGTgatctcttttctttttggcgtGACAATCGTCCACATTCCCTCTTAATTTATTTTTTTCGAGGTACATATCGAGAACATACTAATTTTGGGGGCATTTCTGATGGAGTTACATATTGGTTTGGGGATTCTGACTCATGTTCATGTTACTATTGTGTTCTGATTTTTGACGATGACTCTTCTGTTACTCTCCTTCACTACTTTTACCTCGGATCTGACACTATCATTTACCTTTCATTGGACTCTTGGCTCTTGATTCGCACGCGTCACCTTGATAATCTACAGTCTTGATTGAATACCAATTTTCTCTTTCGTGAATGGAATTCAGGCATTGGTTTTCTTCATCTACGAACAGTTCGCGATAATTCTTCGGAATGGTTGAACTCTATAGACCAACTCGATGTACGTGCTCGCTTCCTTGGGTTAGAATGCCCTTCATTGTGCTCTCAGGGAGATTAGGCGAGAAACATGACACCTTAATGAGTACATGGTTGCTAGATATGTTTATATATATTCACATCGAAGTTCTTACATCCCATCCCAATGGAAAATTGACTGCAATTGCTCCAGCAAAACA
It contains:
- a CDS encoding ABC multidrug transporter, putative, with amino-acid sequence MTSSRYSGPSCRDLDNTLRIDAGSCRGGFDFSLLFEETILEILPILLMLIIIPLRLWQLSQKRNKVVRSWLVLFKLAAWLGLLGLQIAQIALWALPAADSTKASVQANVILTIGVFALVLLSYAEHTRSVRPSFILNTYLFCSLLFGIARARTLWLRSVDTFNDTLAILATAVVGVKLLLFVLEAVEKRHILKPEYAGYPPEATAGFYNRAMFWWLNPLFKIGFTGVLRVEDLFVLDKELSSERLLARFDETWSKVKSRSPNTLQWESLKAVKWPLLAGIPARACVVAFNFCQPLLLERSLSYFNSPVNNGTQNIGYGLIGAYILVYTGLAVSMGQYQHLTYRGITMVRGVLVTMLYKKASCLSLGHTDPANSLTLMSADVERITQGWATMHEIWANSVEIALAIYLLKIQLGVSCVVPVCVALFALVGSLVAMSFVVARQAKWLEAIEKRISSTSGMLGSIKGVKMLGLQDHFMKLVHGLRTSELDISKSFRTLLVYNMAFAWFTRIFAPIFTFGAYVGISSDPLSVSRAFTSLSLFSLLADPLMTLVMALMSFAGAVGSFQRIQQFLDKEDHADRRNNSHTVSHEDLAAKRALSKAKELDLSSINSDSVESLKRSITPTSSNAVVVQSGSFGWEAEKAPILSDITMTLPKGSFTVLVGPSGCGKSTLLKALLGEVPCSDGKVSVAFSSVAYCDQTPWHMNGTIKDSIVAMSEYDPQWYSSVIRACALEEDLAHFPRGDAAVIGSKGIALSGGQSQRIALARAVYARRKIMILDDALSGLDATTENHIFHSLFGPGGLLKEMKTCTIVASSSVKRLPYSDHIVVLDAGGRICEQGSFASLNKTGGYVASFGLGLPEWQQNPKRLSDSPSFSTIDTIQKEKEPLIEEPEHHDGGGDLGIYTYYINAIGWLPAIIFMVAMAGFVFCISFPSIWVKWWAQSDTAHHKQEFGHYLGIYAMLGCIALLALIVGSWQMIITMVPKSGESFHRALLTTVLGAPMLFFSTTDSGSILNRFSQDLQLIDMDLPIAAINTVVTFFLCLAQMALIGVSSKYAAISFPLVLGILFLIQKVYLRTSRQLRYMDIEAKAPLYSHFTDCLQGLVTLRAFGWQHSMEKKNIALLDHSQRPFYFMFTIQRWLTLSLDMVVAGIAVLLIVLVVVLRGSTLSAGYVGVALLNVIQFSQSIKLLVTFWTNLETHIGSIQRIKDFTSTVESEDKPGEDQDVPPNWPSKGAVAFHSVSAAYRPSEPVLNDVSLIVPAGEKVGICGRTGSGKTSMIMSIFRMMELTSGIITVDGVDISRLPQREIRSLINGVSQDSLLFKGSVRSNADPTGDHTDREILAALKSVQLLPAIQEKGTLDTDVDEIHLSHGQKQLFCLARALLRPGNILILDEATSNIDSKTDEIMQRVIREKFCNHTILAVAHKLDTILDFDRIVVLDAGRIIENGEPYALLTEPKSHFSKLYASAMATEESD